One region of Intestinimonas massiliensis (ex Afouda et al. 2020) genomic DNA includes:
- a CDS encoding RNA polymerase sigma factor: protein MREDAILHKMQTGDPSGLESLMDIYIPYVSTVVWNILRGAMSQEDGEEVVSDVFLAAWQQSSELKPGFVKGWLAAVARNKAKNKLRKMGKTLPLEDDFLDIPGPNDPLNDVEQAEEQQLVRKAIQSLPEQDQEIFLRYYYYAQTIQEISLSMAINESTIKTRLRRGRAKLKEILTRKGFVNEA, encoded by the coding sequence ATGAGAGAAGATGCCATATTGCATAAAATGCAAACTGGTGATCCATCTGGGCTAGAATCGCTTATGGATATTTACATACCTTATGTGTCTACTGTGGTATGGAATATTCTTCGCGGTGCTATGTCCCAGGAGGACGGAGAGGAGGTCGTATCAGATGTATTTCTGGCTGCATGGCAGCAATCATCCGAATTGAAACCGGGTTTTGTAAAAGGATGGCTTGCTGCCGTTGCGAGAAATAAAGCAAAAAACAAGTTGCGGAAGATGGGAAAGACTCTTCCGCTAGAAGATGATTTTCTTGATATTCCCGGCCCCAATGATCCGCTGAATGATGTTGAGCAGGCCGAGGAGCAACAGCTCGTTCGTAAAGCAATCCAATCGTTGCCGGAACAAGATCAAGAGATTTTTTTACGATATTATTACTACGCTCAAACGATTCAAGAGATCTCCCTTAGCATGGCAATCAATGAATCAACCATCAAAACCAGGCTAAGAAGAGGTCGCGCAAAACTAAAAGAAATACTGACGAGGAAGGGATTTGTTAATGAAGCGTAA
- a CDS encoding cysteine-rich KTR domain-containing protein, with product MYISSDRSRRLTQRHDGIEPVKNDQQGSLWVCCPICGGKTRTKIYADTVLVKFPLYCPKCKKEIRVDVVQLKMVVSKEPDT from the coding sequence ATGTATATTTCGTCTGATAGATCCCGCCGATTAACGCAGAGACACGACGGAATAGAACCAGTAAAAAACGATCAACAAGGCTCACTGTGGGTTTGCTGCCCAATCTGTGGTGGAAAGACACGAACAAAAATATATGCAGATACTGTCCTTGTGAAATTCCCTCTTTACTGCCCGAAATGTAAAAAGGAAATCAGGGTAGATGTCGTACAACTGAAAATGGTAGTAAGCAAAGAGCCTGACACTTAG
- a CDS encoding DUF4315 family protein, producing MAASKSQKIQAEIDKVKAKISEQQARLKELEQKHREAENEEIVDIVRGMSVSLEELPLVLQRLRDGGTSGQSVQKSEDGGKEEN from the coding sequence ATGGCGGCAAGCAAAAGCCAAAAAATCCAGGCCGAGATTGATAAGGTCAAGGCCAAAATCAGCGAACAGCAGGCCCGGCTGAAAGAGCTGGAGCAAAAGCACCGGGAGGCGGAAAACGAGGAGATCGTGGACATCGTGCGGGGCATGAGCGTTTCCCTGGAGGAGCTGCCCCTGGTGCTCCAGCGGCTCCGGGACGGCGGCACCTCTGGACAAAGTGTCCAGAAGTCCGAGGACGGCGGAAAGGAGGAAAATTGA
- a CDS encoding recombinase family protein: MSTDKQVDHNDKNQADIPMQRKACHAFCEKMGWTIVHEEQEDGVSGHKVRAENRDKLQIIKERARQGKFDILLVFMFDRIGRIADETPFVVEWFVKNGVRVWSTQEGEQRFDNHTDKLTNYIRFWQADGESEKTSIRTKTALGQLVEDGGFKGGVAPYGYDLVKSGRVNKRKHEVYELALNETEAAVVRIVFDKYVHEGYGAQRIATHLNNQGYRARSGKMWHHATIRGILCNLTYTGVLRSGESRSPVLPHLQIIEPELFEEAQRIRTNRANETERTVPRNIAGQSLLSGNVYCGHCGARLNLTTSGKAYPCKEDPHRVIKRVRYICYGKTRKQTDCDGQTGYTAHILDRIIDKLVRQIFERMKAIPKSEIVNARYREKMEERKNLLRSIRVDYTKAADELDMLKAEVIKALRGESTFSKDLLGSMVSEAEAKCTELQKQFEDAQAAYEEGQTVLHSLEEQYDNVISWADLYDTASLEAKKMIVNCLIRRVEVYRDYKLHIDFNIDFAQFSLGLDIVEIAA, translated from the coding sequence GTGTCTACCGATAAGCAGGTGGATCACAACGATAAAAACCAGGCCGACATTCCCATGCAGCGGAAAGCCTGCCACGCCTTTTGTGAGAAAATGGGCTGGACAATTGTTCACGAGGAACAGGAGGACGGCGTTTCCGGTCACAAGGTACGGGCGGAAAACCGGGACAAGCTGCAAATCATCAAGGAACGGGCCCGGCAGGGCAAGTTTGATATTCTGCTGGTGTTCATGTTTGACCGCATCGGGCGGATCGCGGATGAAACGCCCTTTGTGGTGGAATGGTTCGTCAAGAACGGCGTCCGGGTCTGGAGCACCCAGGAGGGCGAACAGCGGTTTGACAACCACACCGACAAACTCACCAACTACATCCGGTTCTGGCAAGCGGACGGTGAAAGCGAAAAAACCTCCATACGTACCAAAACCGCCCTGGGGCAGCTTGTGGAGGATGGAGGCTTTAAGGGCGGCGTCGCCCCCTATGGCTATGACCTTGTGAAAAGCGGGCGCGTGAATAAGCGCAAGCATGAGGTCTACGAGCTGGCTCTCAATGAAACCGAGGCCGCCGTTGTCCGCATTGTCTTTGACAAGTATGTGCATGAGGGCTATGGGGCCCAGCGAATCGCCACCCACCTGAATAACCAGGGCTACCGGGCCCGGAGCGGCAAGATGTGGCACCACGCCACCATCCGGGGCATCCTCTGTAACCTGACCTATACCGGCGTACTCCGCAGCGGGGAAAGCCGCTCCCCGGTGCTGCCCCACCTGCAAATCATAGAGCCGGAACTGTTTGAGGAGGCCCAGCGGATTCGTACTAACCGGGCCAATGAAACGGAGCGTACCGTTCCCCGCAACATCGCGGGCCAGTCGCTCTTGTCCGGGAATGTGTACTGCGGCCATTGTGGTGCCCGGCTCAACCTCACCACCAGCGGCAAGGCCTATCCCTGTAAAGAAGATCCCCACCGGGTAATCAAGCGGGTGCGGTACATCTGCTATGGCAAAACCCGCAAGCAGACTGACTGCGACGGGCAGACGGGCTACACGGCACATATCCTGGACAGGATCATCGACAAGCTGGTGCGGCAAATCTTTGAGCGCATGAAGGCAATCCCGAAAAGCGAGATTGTCAACGCTCGCTATCGGGAAAAGATGGAAGAACGAAAAAATCTGCTCCGCTCCATTCGGGTCGACTACACCAAGGCAGCCGATGAACTGGATATGCTCAAAGCGGAAGTCATCAAGGCTCTGCGAGGGGAAAGCACCTTTTCCAAAGACCTGCTAGGCTCTATGGTGTCCGAGGCTGAGGCCAAATGCACCGAACTACAAAAGCAGTTTGAGGACGCACAAGCCGCCTATGAGGAAGGGCAGACCGTTTTGCACTCCCTGGAGGAGCAGTACGACAATGTAATCTCCTGGGCAGATCTTTACGACACGGCCAGCCTGGAGGCAAAGAAAATGATCGTCAACTGCCTGATCCGCCGGGTGGAGGTCTATCGGGACTACAAGCTGCACATTGATTTCAACATTGACTTTGCACAGTTCAGCCTGGGGCTGGACATTGTGGAGATCGCCGCGTAA
- a CDS encoding helix-turn-helix transcriptional regulator: protein MQSYSRPLGDAVKRARAELGFTQNQVAEAADIDVRTVLNIENYKGNPKMEVLFPLVRVLKMDSREIFYPEMRRESPAIRRLRFLIEECSEEEAEALAPAIESILSVLRSKTAATVG, encoded by the coding sequence ATGCAATCTTATTCTAGGCCTTTAGGCGACGCAGTAAAGCGTGCGCGAGCTGAACTTGGTTTCACCCAGAATCAAGTTGCAGAAGCGGCAGATATTGATGTGCGTACAGTACTGAACATAGAGAACTATAAAGGCAATCCTAAAATGGAAGTGCTCTTCCCTCTTGTACGTGTGTTGAAAATGGACTCTAGAGAGATTTTCTATCCAGAAATGCGTCGTGAAAGTCCAGCAATTCGCCGGTTGCGCTTCTTGATAGAAGAATGTAGCGAAGAAGAAGCAGAGGCTTTAGCACCTGCGATAGAGTCTATTCTGTCGGTATTGAGATCAAAAACAGCTGCTACGGTTGGCTAA
- a CDS encoding DUF4179 domain-containing protein, translating into MKRNISDLLDSYPVEGLDLGITTPYSSSRIKELTMNKVSMNKPRKHIRPLRFLAVAAIISTLTVSALAVGHVLGAGALLQNFFAEKNGSLSDGQIQIIDQMGKTFENGVTSNGTTITPIAALADENVYYLRLQIKAPEDVILPDYDSKTDGSYQLFGPGEALELTFEDGAYSDSGYILKCDWLPDENPQDNLKEVVIWIGAQTGTDVRFNDEVSKQLTLHGLWLQTPEKEYTQILSGEFSFDITLYNDTEILSLDTAGLTWTDEEYGYTSTLENLTLSPLSLTFSYSATEPNNNRIVPYVGPLEVVLKDGSTVAISETAGMEGMEYYVFAAPLDLSQVDYVKYGNHQISIEAN; encoded by the coding sequence ATGAAGCGTAATATTTCCGATTTGCTGGATTCATACCCGGTAGAGGGTTTGGATTTGGGCATTACTACTCCTTACTCCTCGTCACGGATTAAGGAGTTAACTATGAATAAAGTATCAATGAATAAACCGCGGAAACACATCCGTCCACTTCGTTTTTTGGCGGTTGCAGCAATCATTTCTACACTTACTGTTTCTGCATTGGCAGTTGGTCATGTACTCGGTGCGGGAGCGCTGCTTCAAAATTTCTTTGCTGAAAAGAATGGCTCTCTTTCGGATGGCCAGATTCAGATCATTGACCAGATGGGAAAGACTTTTGAGAATGGTGTAACCAGCAACGGCACAACTATTACACCTATTGCAGCTCTGGCCGACGAAAACGTTTACTATCTCCGTCTCCAGATCAAGGCACCGGAAGATGTGATTCTGCCTGATTATGATAGCAAGACAGATGGAAGCTACCAGCTTTTTGGGCCTGGTGAAGCATTGGAGCTTACCTTTGAGGATGGTGCATATTCCGATAGTGGTTACATCCTCAAATGTGATTGGCTCCCTGATGAAAATCCCCAGGATAATTTGAAAGAAGTTGTTATCTGGATTGGAGCTCAAACCGGAACCGATGTCCGTTTCAATGACGAGGTGTCCAAGCAGCTTACCCTTCATGGACTATGGCTTCAGACTCCCGAAAAGGAATATACTCAAATTCTGAGTGGAGAGTTTTCCTTCGACATTACCCTTTATAATGATACCGAGATACTCTCGCTGGATACGGCTGGCCTGACCTGGACGGATGAAGAATATGGATATACCAGTACGCTGGAGAACCTGACTCTTTCGCCTTTGAGCCTTACTTTCAGTTACTCCGCTACAGAACCTAACAACAACCGCATTGTTCCGTATGTCGGTCCCTTGGAAGTTGTCTTAAAGGACGGCTCCACAGTAGCTATTAGTGAGACTGCGGGTATGGAAGGCATGGAGTATTATGTGTTCGCTGCTCCGTTGGATCTGTCTCAGGTAGACTATGTGAAATACGGAAATCATCAAATCTCGATCGAAGCCAACTGA
- a CDS encoding sigma-70 family RNA polymerase sigma factor: MTTINLKDFYPWYTHDEYTEVSDEVAEELMASRRREAAHTERVRYNKAYYSLDCDDGIEYSACLHEPSPQELMDRKELFFRLWNALNSLQEIQGRRVDAYLILGKSYRQIAREEGVDKSAVRHSVESGIKQMKKYLQENF; this comes from the coding sequence ATGACGACCATCAATCTGAAAGACTTTTACCCGTGGTACACCCACGATGAATACACAGAGGTTTCTGACGAAGTGGCCGAGGAGCTCATGGCCAGCAGGCGGCGCGAAGCCGCCCATACGGAACGGGTGCGCTACAACAAGGCTTATTATTCCCTGGATTGTGACGATGGGATCGAATATTCCGCCTGCCTGCACGAGCCCAGCCCCCAGGAACTCATGGATCGCAAGGAGTTGTTCTTTCGTCTGTGGAACGCCCTCAATTCTCTGCAGGAGATCCAGGGGCGCCGCGTGGACGCCTATTTGATTCTGGGTAAAAGCTACCGTCAGATCGCCCGCGAAGAGGGCGTAGACAAAAGCGCCGTCCGGCACTCGGTGGAGAGCGGTATCAAGCAGATGAAAAAATATTTGCAGGAAAATTTCTAA
- a CDS encoding C40 family peptidase gives MKRKPNKPKQEARERPGSWESAADPGGAAGGGSPGGAGAADSGTSGQSVQNMGCPAKSKDFVGRGGATERADFGGSAAEEAKAKFATTKFRQKSKQEQAAASKLRMEERGEKLERAKDKLAKQKPPKKPGPVRRIGRAAGGAARGFVHGKIYENEQENVGIEGAHRSELVGESGLRHGKRFVQKKIRQHPAKAVQRAESKYVKATADYHFRMTAQEHPEMSGNPVSRMWRKHRLKKQYQKRAREAAKTGAASAAKKTAAATEKAGAKIAGFVKRHPVGVLLALTCVLLLFMMQSCSSSLVMLGNSGAGAVGVTTYPSEDGEILAAEAAYSSMEAELQNYLDTYTATHSYDEYHFDLDEIEHDPYVLISTLCVLHEGEWTADEVQGTLETLFDRQYILTERVVRETRYDSDGDPYSWYICYVTLENKNLSHLPLEMMGEEQMARYSLYMSTLGNRPDLFPESAYVGKYITNPPADYDVPEEYLDDETFAAILGEAEKYLGYPYVWGGSSLATSFDCSGFVSWVINHSGWNVGRLGAQGLYNICTPTSAPRPGDLVFFVGTYDTAGVSHCGIYVGDGMMIHCGDPIQYANLNTSYWQSHFYAYGCLP, from the coding sequence ATGAAGCGAAAACCGAATAAGCCCAAACAGGAGGCCAGGGAGCGCCCCGGCTCCTGGGAGAGCGCCGCCGATCCTGGCGGGGCCGCTGGGGGCGGCTCCCCAGGCGGTGCCGGGGCTGCGGACAGCGGCACTTCTGGACAAAGTGTCCAGAACATGGGGTGCCCCGCAAAGTCGAAAGACTTTGTGGGGAGAGGAGGAGCAACGGAGCGGGCGGATTTTGGCGGCAGCGCCGCCGAAGAAGCCAAAGCGAAGTTTGCGACGACGAAGTTCCGTCAGAAAAGCAAACAGGAGCAGGCCGCCGCGTCCAAGCTCCGCATGGAGGAGCGCGGGGAAAAGCTGGAACGGGCAAAGGATAAGCTGGCAAAACAGAAACCGCCCAAAAAGCCCGGCCCGGTGCGGCGGATAGGCCGGGCCGCTGGCGGGGCCGCCCGCGGTTTTGTGCATGGCAAGATTTATGAGAATGAACAGGAAAACGTGGGGATCGAGGGGGCCCACCGCTCCGAGCTGGTGGGCGAGTCCGGCCTGCGGCATGGCAAGCGGTTCGTGCAAAAGAAAATCCGGCAGCATCCGGCAAAGGCTGTCCAGCGGGCCGAGTCCAAATATGTCAAGGCCACGGCGGACTATCATTTCCGCATGACCGCCCAGGAACACCCGGAAATGTCCGGCAACCCCGTTTCCCGGATGTGGCGCAAGCACCGCTTGAAAAAGCAGTATCAAAAGCGGGCGCGGGAGGCGGCAAAGACGGGAGCGGCAAGCGCGGCCAAAAAGACCGCCGCCGCCACGGAAAAGGCCGGGGCGAAGATCGCGGGCTTTGTGAAGCGGCATCCCGTGGGGGTGCTGTTGGCCCTGACCTGTGTGCTCCTGCTCTTTATGATGCAGTCCTGTTCTTCCTCCCTAGTGATGCTGGGAAATTCCGGCGCGGGGGCTGTGGGCGTTACCACCTACCCCTCGGAGGACGGGGAGATCCTGGCGGCGGAGGCGGCCTATTCCAGCATGGAGGCCGAGCTGCAAAACTACCTGGACACCTATACCGCCACCCACAGCTATGACGAATATCATTTTGACTTGGACGAGATCGAGCACGATCCCTATGTGCTGATCTCTACCCTCTGCGTGCTCCATGAGGGGGAATGGACGGCGGACGAGGTGCAGGGCACCCTGGAAACCCTCTTTGACCGCCAGTATATCCTGACGGAGCGCGTGGTGCGGGAAACCCGGTATGACAGCGACGGCGATCCCTACTCCTGGTACATCTGCTATGTCACGCTGGAAAACAAAAACCTTTCCCATCTGCCCCTGGAAATGATGGGAGAGGAACAGATGGCCCGTTATTCTCTCTATATGTCCACCCTGGGGAACAGGCCCGATCTGTTCCCGGAGTCAGCCTATGTGGGGAAATACATCACGAACCCGCCCGCTGACTATGACGTGCCGGAGGAATATCTGGACGATGAAACCTTTGCGGCCATTTTGGGCGAGGCGGAGAAATACCTGGGCTATCCCTATGTGTGGGGCGGCAGCTCTCTGGCCACGTCCTTTGACTGCTCCGGCTTTGTGTCCTGGGTGATCAATCACTCCGGCTGGAATGTGGGCCGCCTGGGAGCCCAGGGGCTCTATAACATCTGCACCCCCACCAGCGCACCCCGCCCCGGCGATCTGGTGTTCTTTGTCGGCACCTATGACACGGCGGGCGTGTCCCATTGTGGCATCTATGTGGGGGACGGGATGATGATCCATTGTGGCGATCCCATCCAATATGCAAACCTGAATACAAGCTACTGGCAATCTCATTTCTACGCCTACGGGTGTTTACCCTGA
- a CDS encoding cysteine-rich VLP domain-containing protein, whose protein sequence is MARELTREEKRAIRALVTKWCANYDRECGCLPLDCECYMLGKCWTGALCHYFREAVLPLDPALEAALLTEGPRPDFKICPICGGPVAPDRRQAYCSAVCAKKAHRRQQREYMRKKRGWGVDN, encoded by the coding sequence TTGGCCCGTGAACTGACACGCGAGGAAAAACGGGCGATCCGCGCCCTGGTGACAAAATGGTGTGCCAACTATGACCGAGAGTGCGGCTGCCTGCCCCTGGACTGTGAGTGCTATATGCTGGGGAAATGCTGGACGGGGGCGCTGTGCCACTACTTTCGGGAGGCGGTGCTGCCCCTTGATCCGGCGCTGGAGGCCGCCCTCTTGACCGAGGGGCCCAGGCCGGATTTTAAGATTTGCCCTATCTGCGGCGGGCCCGTTGCCCCGGATCGGCGGCAGGCTTACTGCTCGGCGGTCTGTGCAAAGAAAGCCCACCGCCGACAACAGCGTGAATATATGAGGAAAAAGCGGGGCTGGGGCGTTGACAATTAG
- a CDS encoding DUF4366 domain-containing protein → MKRFRVMAAALCAVVLLCGFSVPAYAYADGGEGADYGDPTMTEETPAPEPTIEPGEGFSEEGNLVTRDLLYDEHTNKQFITVQTSGGNTFYIVIDYDKPVDEEGEQYETYFFSVVDEADLLAAAEAAGVEQAVCSCSEKCEAGAVNTDCAVCSVNMSKCVGVEPEPTETEEPAPEEAEPETGGNMGMLLAVLAVALVGGGAAFYFKVLRPKQQKAAAPQEDYGDELTDYDEPDGYGDDDDDGPPWDEEDDDGEEADK, encoded by the coding sequence ATGAAACGCTTTCGGGTGATGGCGGCGGCGCTCTGCGCCGTCGTTCTTTTATGCGGCTTTAGTGTCCCGGCGTATGCCTACGCGGACGGCGGCGAGGGCGCGGACTACGGCGATCCCACCATGACGGAGGAAACTCCCGCCCCGGAGCCCACCATTGAGCCCGGCGAGGGCTTTTCCGAAGAGGGCAACCTTGTGACCCGCGATCTGCTCTATGACGAGCACACCAACAAGCAGTTTATTACCGTCCAGACCAGCGGCGGCAACACGTTCTATATCGTCATCGACTATGACAAGCCCGTGGACGAAGAGGGCGAACAGTACGAAACCTACTTTTTCAGCGTGGTGGATGAGGCTGATCTGCTCGCTGCGGCGGAGGCCGCTGGCGTTGAACAAGCGGTGTGCTCCTGCTCTGAAAAATGCGAGGCGGGGGCCGTCAATACGGATTGTGCCGTCTGCTCCGTCAATATGAGCAAGTGCGTGGGCGTTGAGCCGGAGCCCACGGAAACCGAGGAGCCCGCCCCGGAGGAGGCCGAGCCGGAAACGGGCGGCAACATGGGGATGCTCCTGGCGGTGCTGGCTGTGGCCCTGGTGGGCGGCGGAGCGGCGTTCTATTTCAAGGTGCTGCGCCCCAAACAGCAGAAAGCCGCCGCGCCCCAGGAGGACTACGGCGACGAGCTCACGGACTATGACGAGCCGGACGGCTACGGGGACGATGACGATGACGGCCCGCCCTGGGACGAGGAGGACGATGACGGAGAGGAGGCGGACAAATGA
- a CDS encoding plasmid mobilization protein yields MTKKRRRPIHLHVMVSEEELALIQERMAEAGIRNMGAYMRKMALNGYVLHVDLSPVQELVSLQRRCSNNLNQVAIQANTYGGIYPEEIKTLQRDYEKLWRPLSDLLEKLSTIVQL; encoded by the coding sequence GTGACAAAGAAACGCCGCCGCCCCATCCATCTCCATGTGATGGTGTCCGAGGAGGAGCTGGCGCTGATCCAGGAGCGCATGGCCGAGGCGGGCATCCGCAATATGGGGGCCTATATGCGGAAAATGGCCCTCAATGGCTATGTGCTCCATGTTGATCTGTCACCCGTCCAGGAGCTAGTGTCGCTCCAGCGGCGGTGCTCCAACAACTTAAACCAGGTGGCGATCCAGGCGAATACCTACGGCGGCATTTACCCGGAGGAGATCAAGACGTTGCAGCGGGACTATGAAAAGCTGTGGCGGCCCCTGTCCGATCTTCTGGAAAAGCTCTCCACCATAGTTCAATTATAA
- a CDS encoding CD1845 family protein produces MRTILKIIAPPFILALILAVAVLSFLSCVAGAVCVVACVSLSLLAILCLLAGQTTGCIAMFVLAFLVSPFGLPALGGWLMERLYGVKYAAMDFMVS; encoded by the coding sequence ATGCGGACAATCTTAAAAATTATCGCACCCCCCTTTATTCTGGCCCTGATCCTCGCCGTGGCGGTGCTCTCATTCCTGTCCTGCGTGGCGGGCGCTGTGTGCGTTGTGGCCTGTGTGAGCCTGTCCCTGCTAGCGATTCTCTGCTTGCTGGCCGGGCAGACCACGGGCTGCATCGCCATGTTCGTGCTGGCGTTCCTGGTTTCTCCCTTTGGGCTCCCAGCCCTGGGCGGCTGGCTGATGGAGCGCCTGTATGGTGTGAAGTATGCGGCGATGGATTTTATGGTAAGCTGA
- a CDS encoding AlbA family DNA-binding domain-containing protein produces the protein MNKDAVYEFLQNINRESFADLLKTSDYESDNLDFKETWIKKGALAKELLAMANSGGGLIVFGVKEIENNQFDPCGLQETSDPAEIQNSIEKFIPSNLKYRVESFTFDRSEYDKLQGKSFQIVIVENCPQYFPYISKNETDGLKRATIYVRRGTECTVADKDDIEGLINKRLATGYKSKLEFEDHIRQLQILYRYKQPTWTSATSVIAVLKKLSFSASDQNPSEFYAYIDGLIERKKKIIEMDLGLY, from the coding sequence ATGAACAAAGATGCCGTGTATGAATTTTTGCAAAATATAAATAGAGAAAGCTTTGCAGACCTACTGAAAACATCCGATTACGAATCTGATAACCTTGACTTTAAGGAAACGTGGATAAAAAAAGGGGCGTTAGCAAAGGAACTTTTGGCAATGGCCAATAGTGGGGGCGGACTCATTGTTTTCGGTGTTAAGGAAATAGAAAATAATCAGTTTGACCCTTGTGGACTTCAAGAAACGTCTGATCCAGCGGAAATTCAAAATAGTATAGAAAAGTTTATTCCCTCTAATTTAAAATATCGAGTTGAGAGCTTTACCTTTGATCGGAGTGAATATGACAAGCTGCAGGGAAAAAGTTTTCAAATTGTTATTGTTGAGAATTGTCCTCAGTATTTTCCATATATCTCCAAAAACGAAACCGACGGATTGAAAAGAGCAACTATTTACGTGAGACGGGGGACAGAATGTACTGTTGCAGATAAAGATGATATTGAAGGGTTAATCAACAAGAGACTTGCTACTGGTTATAAGTCCAAGTTGGAATTTGAAGACCATATTCGCCAACTCCAGATCCTATATCGCTATAAACAACCAACATGGACATCAGCAACATCAGTTATAGCTGTACTGAAAAAATTATCTTTTAGTGCAAGTGATCAAAATCCATCCGAATTTTATGCTTATATAGATGGACTAATAGAAAGAAAAAAGAAGATAATTGAAATGGATTTAGGCCTTTATTAA
- a CDS encoding relaxase/mobilization nuclease domain-containing protein, with translation MEERLSYGLNPKKLGAVSAYLCDPASAPAEFLLLKSQYQAETGRAVERGALFFQIRQAFPPGEVTPEEANKIGYETAMRWTKGKYQFFVCTHIDKGHIHNHIYYNSTAQDCSRKFHNFIGSSFAVRRLSDRVCIEHELSVIQNPKQHSKGRFLHYGQWIGEKPHSAQQRVRLGIVAALEQKPADFPAFLRLMEESGFQVKHGRGGAISFLAPGQDKYTRLRASTLGPGFDPDDIRAAIAGERPIPELPQDSPAPARRVNLIIDIQERMAQGKGPAYERWAKVYNIKQMAAALLYLREHGLSDYKALATSTEAAVDRVHKLAGELRDTEAALAKTSELMGAVVQYAKTRPVFDGYKAARYSRKYLAQHEAELADYRAAKVSMSELLGGAKLPKMDALKKQRRELSEKKKALYAEYRKAQADMRQAVAVKANIDHLLGHTDEQKNKAQER, from the coding sequence ATGGAGGAGCGGTTATCCTATGGGCTCAATCCGAAAAAGCTGGGAGCCGTGTCTGCCTATCTCTGTGATCCTGCATCCGCCCCCGCTGAGTTCCTGCTGCTAAAAAGCCAGTACCAGGCGGAAACGGGCCGGGCGGTGGAGCGCGGGGCCCTGTTCTTTCAGATCCGGCAGGCGTTCCCGCCCGGCGAGGTCACGCCGGAGGAGGCAAACAAAATCGGCTATGAAACAGCCATGCGCTGGACAAAGGGCAAGTATCAGTTCTTCGTCTGTACCCACATTGACAAGGGGCACATTCACAATCACATTTATTACAACTCCACCGCCCAGGACTGTTCCCGGAAATTCCATAACTTCATCGGCTCCAGCTTTGCGGTGCGGCGGCTCTCTGACCGGGTGTGCATTGAGCACGAGCTGTCTGTCATTCAAAATCCGAAGCAGCACAGCAAGGGACGCTTTCTCCACTATGGACAATGGATTGGGGAAAAGCCGCACTCGGCCCAGCAGCGGGTGCGGCTGGGGATCGTGGCGGCTCTGGAGCAAAAGCCCGCCGACTTCCCGGCGTTTCTGCGGCTCATGGAGGAGTCCGGCTTTCAAGTAAAGCATGGGCGGGGCGGCGCGATCTCGTTCCTGGCCCCTGGGCAGGATAAGTACACCCGCCTGCGGGCATCCACCCTGGGCCCCGGTTTCGATCCCGATGACATCCGGGCGGCGATTGCCGGGGAGCGGCCCATCCCGGAGCTTCCCCAGGACAGCCCGGCCCCGGCCCGGCGCGTCAATCTGATCATCGACATTCAAGAGCGCATGGCCCAGGGCAAGGGCCCGGCCTATGAGCGGTGGGCCAAAGTCTATAACATAAAGCAGATGGCCGCCGCGCTCCTGTATCTCCGGGAGCATGGGCTTTCCGATTACAAGGCTCTTGCGACAAGCACCGAGGCGGCGGTGGATCGGGTTCACAAGCTGGCCGGGGAGCTGCGGGACACGGAGGCGGCCCTTGCCAAAACCTCCGAGCTCATGGGCGCGGTGGTGCAGTACGCAAAGACGCGGCCTGTGTTTGACGGCTACAAGGCGGCCCGGTATAGCAGAAAATATCTGGCCCAGCACGAGGCGGAGCTGGCAGACTACCGGGCGGCAAAGGTGTCCATGAGTGAGCTTTTGGGCGGGGCAAAGCTCCCCAAAATGGACGCGCTGAAAAAGCAGCGCCGGGAGCTCTCCGAAAAGAAAAAAGCCCTTTACGCGGAATACCGCAAGGCCCAGGCGGATATGCGGCAGGCCGTGGCAGTCAAGGCAAATATCGATCACCTGCTCGGCCATACGGACGAGCAAAAAAATAAGGCCCAGGAGCGTTAG